In Enterobacter cloacae, the following are encoded in one genomic region:
- the lptD gene encoding LPS-assembly protein LptD gives MKKRIPTLLATMIGSALYSHQGLAADLASQCMLGIPSYNRPLVQGDTNNLPVTITADSSKGTYPDNATFTGNVDINQGNSRLQADEVQLHQKQPEGAVEPVRTVDALGNVHYDDNQVILKGPKAWSNLNTKDTNVWEGDYQMVGRQGRGKADLMKQRGENRYTILENGTFTSCLPGSNTWSVVGSEVIHDREEQVAEIWNARFKLGPVPVFYSPYMQLPVGDKRRSGFLIPNAKYSTTNYFEFYLPYYWNIAPNMDATITPHYIHKRGNIMWENEFRYLTQAGTGLMELDYLPSDKVFQDEHPTEGDKHRWMYYWRHAGVMDQVWRFNVDYTKVSDPYYFNDFDSKYGSSTDGYATQIFSAGYAIQNFNATVSTKQFQVFNTQTSSTYGAEPQLDVNWYQNDVGPFDTRIYGQAVHFVNTNSTMPEATRVHLEPVISLPWSNDWASLNTEAKLMATHYQQKNVDDYNTTNNAHLEESVNRTLPQFKMDGKLVFERDMAMLAEGYTQTLEPRMQYLYVPYRDQSNINNYDSSLLQSDYSGLFRDRTYGGLDRIASANQLTTGVTTRVYDESAVERFNVSVGQIYYFTESRTGDDNINWEKDNKTGSLVWAGDTYWRMTDRWGLRGGVQYDTRLDNIATSSAAIEYRRDEDRMVQLTYRYASPEYIQATLPNYSTAEQYKNGISQVGGAASWPIADRWSIVGAYYFDTNANKSADQMLGLQYNSCCYAIRFGYERKLNGWDTTNNQSKYDNVIGFNVELRGLSSNYGLGTQKMLRSNILPYRTSL, from the coding sequence ATGAAAAAACGTATCCCCACCCTCCTGGCCACTATGATTGGCTCCGCCCTGTATAGCCATCAGGGGCTGGCTGCCGATCTCGCCTCGCAGTGTATGCTTGGCATCCCAAGTTATAATCGCCCACTGGTGCAAGGCGATACAAATAACTTGCCGGTAACCATTACAGCCGACAGCTCAAAAGGTACTTATCCTGACAATGCGACCTTTACGGGCAATGTCGATATTAACCAGGGCAATAGCCGTCTGCAGGCCGACGAAGTGCAGCTGCACCAGAAGCAGCCGGAAGGCGCTGTTGAACCTGTTCGTACCGTCGATGCGCTGGGTAATGTGCACTATGACGACAATCAGGTCATCCTGAAAGGTCCGAAAGCCTGGTCCAACCTGAACACCAAAGATACCAACGTCTGGGAAGGTGATTACCAGATGGTGGGTCGTCAGGGGCGTGGTAAAGCAGACCTGATGAAACAGCGCGGCGAAAACCGCTATACAATCCTGGAAAACGGCACCTTTACCTCATGTCTACCGGGTTCCAACACCTGGAGCGTCGTGGGCAGCGAAGTTATCCACGACCGCGAAGAACAGGTTGCAGAGATCTGGAACGCCCGTTTTAAACTCGGTCCGGTACCTGTTTTCTATAGCCCTTACATGCAGCTTCCGGTAGGCGACAAACGTCGTTCAGGTTTCCTGATCCCCAATGCCAAATACAGCACCACGAACTACTTTGAGTTCTACCTGCCGTATTACTGGAACATCGCGCCCAACATGGACGCCACGATTACGCCGCACTATATCCACAAGCGCGGCAATATCATGTGGGAAAACGAATTCCGTTACCTGACTCAGGCGGGTACAGGTCTGATGGAACTGGATTACCTGCCATCAGATAAAGTCTTCCAGGATGAACATCCTACCGAAGGCGATAAACACCGCTGGATGTACTACTGGCGTCATGCCGGGGTAATGGACCAGGTCTGGCGTTTTAACGTTGACTACACCAAGGTCAGCGATCCGTATTATTTCAACGACTTTGACTCTAAATACGGTTCCAGTACTGACGGCTATGCCACGCAGATATTCAGTGCTGGCTATGCCATCCAGAATTTTAACGCGACCGTGTCGACCAAACAGTTCCAGGTCTTTAACACCCAGACCTCGAGCACCTACGGTGCTGAACCGCAACTGGACGTGAACTGGTACCAGAATGACGTCGGGCCGTTCGACACCCGTATTTACGGCCAGGCCGTGCATTTTGTTAACACCAATTCCACCATGCCAGAAGCCACGCGTGTACACCTGGAGCCAGTCATCAGTTTACCGTGGTCTAACGACTGGGCGAGCCTGAACACCGAAGCCAAGCTGATGGCAACCCACTATCAGCAAAAGAATGTTGATGATTACAACACCACCAATAATGCGCATCTTGAAGAGTCGGTAAACCGTACGCTGCCGCAGTTCAAGATGGATGGTAAACTGGTTTTCGAACGCGATATGGCAATGCTGGCCGAAGGGTATACCCAGACGCTTGAACCACGTATGCAGTACCTGTACGTCCCTTATCGCGACCAAAGTAACATCAATAACTATGACTCTTCGTTACTGCAGTCAGACTACAGCGGTCTGTTCCGCGACCGTACCTACGGCGGTCTTGACCGTATCGCATCAGCGAACCAGTTAACGACAGGGGTCACAACGCGCGTTTATGATGAATCCGCCGTTGAACGTTTTAACGTTTCTGTTGGTCAAATCTACTATTTCACCGAGTCTCGCACTGGTGATGACAACATTAACTGGGAGAAAGACAACAAAACGGGTTCACTGGTTTGGGCTGGCGACACCTACTGGCGCATGACCGACCGTTGGGGTTTACGCGGCGGTGTGCAGTACGATACGCGTCTTGACAATATTGCGACAAGCAGCGCGGCGATCGAATATCGTCGTGATGAAGACCGCATGGTGCAGTTAACGTATCGTTATGCCAGCCCGGAATATATCCAGGCAACTCTGCCGAACTATTCCACCGCAGAGCAGTATAAAAACGGGATTTCACAGGTCGGTGGAGCAGCAAGTTGGCCAATCGCCGATCGCTGGTCAATCGTCGGTGCCTACTACTTTGACACAAATGCCAATAAATCAGCTGACCAGATGTTGGGTCTGCAATATAACTCCTGCTGTTACGCGATTCGTTTCGGCTACGAACGTAAGCTTAACGGCTGGGATACTACAAACAATCAGAGCAAATACGATAACGTGATTGGCTTTAACGTCGAGTTACGCGGCCTGAGTTCCAACTACGGTCTGGGCACTCAGAAGATGCTACGCTCGAACATTCTGCCGTACCGTACTTCTTTGTAA